In a single window of the Papaver somniferum cultivar HN1 chromosome 8, ASM357369v1, whole genome shotgun sequence genome:
- the LOC113304794 gene encoding glutelin type-D 1-like — MDVDLTPKVSKSVYGGDGGSYFSWSPSDLPMLKEGNIGASKIALQKNGLAMPSYSDSAKVAYVLQGKGTAGIYLYEAEKEKVVSIKEGDAMALPFGVTTWWFNQDDNELVILFMGNTCTGHKAGEFTEFSLTGANGLFTGFTTEFVARAWDLEEDKVKELVGSQKGTGIIKVKDGFKMPEPKEEDRKGMVMNCLEAPLDVDIKNGGRVVLLNTKSLPLVKDVGLGADLVRIDAGSMCSPGFSCDSAYQVTYIVRGSGRAQIVGIDGKRKMEIRVKAGNLFIVPRFFAVSKIADGEGMEWFSIITTPNPIFCHLAGRTSVWKALSPEVLQASFNVSPEAEQHFRSKRLNAEIFFHAP, encoded by the exons ATGGATGTTGATTTGACTCCCAAGGTGTCTAAATCTGTATATGGAGGTGATGGTGGATCATATTTCTCATGGTCACCATCTGATCTTCCAATGCTCAAAGAAGGTAACATTGGAGCTTCCAAAATTGCTCTTCAAAAGAATGGTTTAGCAATGCCTAGCTACTCTGACTCTGCCAAGGTCGCTTACGTACTTCAAG GAAAAGGTACTGCTGGAATTTACCTTTATGAAGCTGAGAAGGAAAAGGTTGTATCAATCAAAGAGGGTGACGCGATGGCTCTACCTTTTGGTGTTACTACATGGTGGTTCAACCAAGATGATAACGAACTCGTGATTCTTTTCATGGGAAATACCTGTACAGGTCACAAAGCTGGTGAATTCACCGAATTCTCTTTGACCGGTGCTAATGGTCTCTTCACTGGATTTACTACTGAGTTTGTTGCCCGAGCCTGGGATTTGGAAGAAGACAAGGTTAAGGAGCTTGTCGGAAGTCAAAAAGGCACTGGAATTATTAAGGTGAAAGACGGGTTTAAAATGCCTGAGCCAAAGGAGGAAGATAGAAAAGGAATGGTTATGAACTGCTTAGAAGCACCCTTAGATGTTGATATTAAAAATGGTGGGCGTGTTGTGCTTTTGAATACCAAGAGCTTGCCTTTGGTTAAAGATGTTGGGCTTGGTGCTGATCTTGTCAG GATTGATGCCGGATCAATGTGCTCACCAGGATTTTCTTGTGATTCAGCTTATCAAGTGACCTACATTGTTCGGGGTAGTGGTCGTGCTCAGATTGTTGGTATTGATGGTAAGCGCAAAATGGAGATTAGAGTCAAGGCTGGAAACTTATTCATCGTTCCAAGGTTTTTTGCTGTCTCAAAGATTGCCGATGGAGAGGGTATGGAATGGTTTTCCATCATCACTACTCCTAA TCCAATTTTCTGCCACTTAGCCGGAAGGACATCTGTGTGGAAAGCATTAAGCCCTGAAGTTCTCCAAGCTTCTTTCAATGTGTCACCTGAAGCTGAACAACATTTCCGATCAAAGAGGCTTAATGCTGAAATCTTCTTCCATGCACCCTAA